The sequence attaaaatcaaCGGGGAtgcttcaagggtggtgaagcagtgctgcaggtctctctctgtctctccccctcttttccttccccttcctccaatttctggctgtctctatccaataacgagaataaaaatattaaacaaattaaaTCAACTACCATTTACTGAGCATTTACTATGAACCCTTAACTTGGTCAGTTTATATATTCGATCTGTAGTCTTCATAACTTGGCAAAATAACCCAACCAACATGATTTCCACTTTACAAATGAGAAACTTGTGAAACTGAAAAGTAGTTTAgctctcaaaaagctttccctgcaggggagtcgcttcacaggcggtgacagcactgttctaccactggtgaaacttcccccttgcatggTGCTACTAAGTGGCGACCAGGGACTTCAACTAGGCTCCTTGGGCATCgtgaagtatgtgctctaccgggtgagctagctcccttcctccaccattatatttatttatttattggatggagatagtctgaaattgagatggtaggaagatagagagagagacacctgcaacactgcttcaccacttgcaaagttttccccctgcagggggggactggggacttgaaagtGGGTCCCTGTACACCttaacgtgcgctcagccaggtataCAGCCCCCACACCAGCCCCTGCTTGGACTTTCTGAATAGCTTGTACAGCTGCTGCAAGTTAACTGAACACTCTGTGCATCAGAATTCCCCCTGTAAAAATGGAGATCACAATGTTTACCTCAAGGGATCACTGTGCAGAGAATTAGCAAGTGTTCAATAGAGACAGTTAATAATCCAaagtattgggagttgggtggtagcacagcggattaagtgcacgtggcgcaaagcacaggactggctcaaggatcccggttcaagcccttggttccccacctgcaggggagtcgcttcacaggcggtgaagcatgtctgcaggtgtctgtctttctctccccctctctgtcttccccatctctctccatttctctctatcctatccaacaatgatgacatcaataacaacaacaataataataaaaaaacaagggccacaacagggaaaataaatctaaaaaaaaataaaataatccaaaGTATTCCTGTTCTGGAAAACAAAGATTAGACCTGCACAACTATGATCCTTGGACTGAAATCTTATCCCAATCTTTGCTCTCCTTGTGTTCATTTTTGTGACTTGTTTATACATAAGAACTTGTATTATTTCCGGGCTTGAAACAAAATAGGtagaaatggaggggaaaaaatcagAAGGGTTAAACTGCCATCCTTGCTgctccttttttaattaaaaacccTAAAAAGGCATACCCACTTGGGTGTTACTTACTTAACAGTCAGTAAGTAAAAGACAGTCAGTTAAAGTAAAAGTAAACTTAAGCGAAGTCCAAAAGTTCTGTTGATCGACatggattctctctctcattggaCCACAGTTACAGCTGGAGTCAGAGAAAATACTTTGATCAGGTCCTTTGGGGATCCTGTAAGAaatcagacaaagagaaatcagggtggggagggggcaggcagtggcacacctggttgaaagcacacattacggtgcgcaaagtcctgggtttaagcccaggtccccacctgcagggaggaagctttgggaATAATGAAGcagctctctgtctttttccctctttgcttacccctcccctctcaatttctgtttctatccgataataaatataaatgtattttatttacttatttatttatttatttacttattaccagagcactgctcagttctgacagatggtggtggtgggaggattgaacctgggactttggagcctcaggcatgtcggTCTCTTTAGTATAACCATTTATGCTGTCTACCGCAcccaatatatatattgcctccagggttattgctggggctcagtgcctgcactacaaatccactgctcttggaggctattttttcccttttgttgtttattgttttactattgttgttgttggataggacagagagaaaatggagagaagaggggaagacagagaggaagaaagacacctgcagacctgcttcatcaccagtgaagcgaccctccctccacccccagcaggtggggagccgggggctcgaaccgggatccttatgctggtcttagCGCTTTACGTAactaatgtgcgcttaacccactgcgctaccgcccggcatatgtatatatatatatacttttaaaaaaattttattttcttttgttgtcgttgttttagctattattgttattaatgttgtcgttgttagataggacagagaaatggagagaggaggggaagacggggagagaaagacacttgcagacctgcttcaccgcctgtgaagcaatccccctgcaggtggggagctgggggctcgaaccagaatccttaggccggttcttacactttgtgccacttgcgcttaacctgctgcgctactgcccgactcccatatatagTTTTATTAAGAGAGAAATCAGTAATTTTCTGCAGTCCGGGCAGAAGCACTGGAAATAATTCGCTTCTGCATTTCCTCGCCCCTTCTCCCCCAAATTCTAAGAGGGAGTTCCACATCACTGTAACTGCAGTCAGGAAACAAGCTGGGAAGAGGTTGAGGTGGAGGGCCGCCCAGAAGAGGCAGCATGGTGGGGCGTGGCGTCTAGGGGGCGTGGCATGGATGTCCTGGGGCGGGGCCTAGAAGGGGCGTGATGTGACTATCCCGGGTGCGGCGAGGCGTTCAAGAGGGCGTGGCATGGCTGTCTTGGGGCGGGGCCTAGAAGGGGCGTGACGTGACTGTCCCGGGTGCGGCGAGGCGTTTAAGAGGGCGTGGCACGGCTGTCCTGGGGCGGGGCCTAGAGGGGGCGTGACGTGACTGTCCCGGGTGAGGCGAGACGTGTAGGGGGCGTGACGTGTTGTCCCGGGAGGGGCGTCGAGGGGGCGTGACCTGGCTGTCCTGGGGCGGGGCCTCGATGAGGCGGGGCGGGGCGCACGCACCCGGCTCAGGCAAGACGAGTCCGCGGCCGGGGCTGCAGCTGCCGCTGGCGCCGCCGGCGCTGCCCGTTGACGAGCTTCTGCGCGATCTTGCGCTCGTGGCCACCGGGCACCCGCCAGTTGGTGCGCAGTTCCCGCTCCCGCCGCGTCCGACC is a genomic window of Erinaceus europaeus chromosome 15, mEriEur2.1, whole genome shotgun sequence containing:
- the NUPR2 gene encoding nuclear protein 2 yields the protein MDRPSRSARASAPPPPPRPRPPASAEEELPDCPDHHYLRDFPACGAGRSKGRTRRERELRTNWRVPGGHERKIAQKLVNGQRRRRQRQLQPRPRTRLA